A region of the Desulfuribacillus alkaliarsenatis genome:
AGACCATTAGAAGAAGTGTTAGGAACTATAGAAAACCTCAAAGATGTCCAATCCGTCTCCCAGCCTGGATCGTCCCAGGTAATGATAGAGTTTAATTGGGGGACGGACATGGATTTTGCCGTTTTAGATATTCGTGAGCGGGTTGATATGGTAAAGGCCATGCTGCCTGAAGATGCTAATGACCCGATGGTATTAAAGCTTGATATTGGAGCTATGCCAATTCAGATGATAGGCTTAAGCGGCGGACATGATATTGTACAGCTTAAGGAAGTTGCTGAAGATGTTATTAAGCCACGCCTTGAGCGTGTTCCAGGGGTCGCATCTGTCGGTATTACAGGTGGGAAAAGCCGTGAAATCCAGGTTGTTGTAGACCCAGAGCGCTTAAATGCTTACGGACTTACCCTAAGTCAGGTGTCGCAGACTCTGATGTCAGAGAATATAACCCTGCCTGGGGGCGATATCGAAAAGGGCACCAGGGAATTATACGTCCGTATGGATGGCGAATTTAAGTCATCTCAGGATATTTCTGAAGTCATCTTTCATTTAGCTAATGGCAGTCAGATTAAGCTGAAAGATTTCGCAGAGGTTAAAGATGGTTTTCGTGAAACGAAACAAGTTACACGTATGAATGGAATAGCAAGTATTGAAATTAACATTTTCAAGCAGACTGACGCTAATACTGTGCAAGTTTCCAACCAGGTAACGAGGGCATTAGAGCAGCTTATTAATAGCGGTCAGCTTCCTAGTAATATGGAAATGACACCAGTATTTGACCAAGCGATGTTTATTCAAGGGACAATTGATACGGTAATTCGAAATATCATCATCGGGGGTGTTATTGCCCTATTTGTACTGTATCTGTTCTTGAGAAATTTCCGCAGCACACTTGTTATTAGTTTGGCGATGCCATTTGCGATTATTGCTACATTCACAATGCTTTACTTCGCTGGGCAGACGCTAAATATGATGACACTAGGTGGATTAGCACTCGGTGTCGGAATGATGGTTGATAGTGCGATAGTTGTTTTGGAAAATATTTATCGACATAGACAACTGGGCAAAGGAAATATTGAAGCAGCTAAAGTTGGAGCCAGTGAAGTTGGCCTTGCAGTACTGGCAGCTTCTTTTACGACAATTGCAGTATTTTTACCAATCGTATTCGTCGATGGAATGGCTGCGCAGTTTTTCCAAGCATTAGGGCTGACAGTTTCTATTTCAATTTTTGCATCATTGATGGTTGCTTTAACTTTAATTCCTATGCTAGCATCAAGATTATTGAAGGTTGAATCAGAACAGAAAAGCAGAAAAATTATCGATGCCTTTGGCAATCTAATTGAATTGTTGACTATTAAGTATAAAGGATTACTTCGTTGGGCGTTATCCCGTCGTAAGACTGTTGTTTTTGCAACACTTATTCTATTAATAGCTAGTATGGTTTTAGTACCTTTCGTTGGTACGGAGTTTATCCCTGTGATGGATATGGGCGAAATGACCGTTGATATTACGATGCCTAAGGGAACTATTGTAGATGAGACTGAACGTATAACGAATATGATTGAAGAGTATGTATATGGAATTCCAGAGCTCGACACGGTGTTTACGACCATAGGTGCTAGTGGTGGCATGGATTTTAGCGGTGCTACAGTAACAGAACGGGCCAATCTATTTGTCAAATTAGTTCCTTTACATGAGCGAGTTCGCAGTACTTCAGAGGTAGTTGAAGAGCTACGGGCGCAAGTTAACGCCTTAGACATTCCAGATGCTGAGATTCGTATTAGAGAAGCAGATGCCATGGGTGATATGGGCGCACCACTGCAAATCCGTGTTCAGGGTGATGATCTAGATATATTACAAGAGATTGCCTATGTAGTTACTGAAGAAGTCAAGCTGGTAGATGGAACCCGTGAAGTCAAGCATAATATGGAAGAAGGTAGACCAGAGCTGCTAATGACCTTTGATAGGGAGCGACTAGCACGCTACGGAATTAGTAATAACCAGATTATGACAACGGTTCGTACAGCATTCCAAGGACAGGTGGCAACACGGTTGAAGCTTGCTGGTGAAGAAATTGATGTGCGGGTTATTTATCCAGAGCAGCAACGACAGACTATAACGGACTTAGAGCAGCTAAGTATCCGCTCACAGATTGGTATTGAAGTGCCATTATATGAGTTAGTAAGTATTGAAGAAGTAACGGGTCCTTCTCAAATATACCGTCAAAGCCAGGTGCGTCAGATTACAGTTGAGTCAGGTATCCATGGACGTGACCTTGGAAGTGTAATGAATGATATTAGAGATCAACTAGACCAGCTAGCGATTCCAGAAGGTTATCATATTATATATGGTGGCCAGAGCGAAGAAATGATGTCGGCATTTGCTGACCTATTGTTAGCTTTGATTTTAGCGATTATTCTCGTGTATATCATTATGGCAGCGCAGTTTGAGGCATTTACCTATCCGTTTATTATCATGTTCTCTTTACCAGCTACCTTTATTGGTGTGGTTGTTGGACTGTTTGTAACGGGTCGACCACTAAGTGTTACTGCCTTTATCGGTATCATTATGCTTGCAGGAATTGTTGTTAATAACGCAATTGTACTTGTTGACTATATCAATCGACTGCGTGCAGAGGGAATGGATAGAAATGAAGCGATTTTACAGGCGGGTCCTGTGCGTCTTCGTCCAATCCTTATGACGACCTTAACAACTGTATTGGCATTAATCCCACTTGCAATTGGCTGGGGTGAAGGTGCTGAAGCGCAAGCACCGATGGCGACGGTTGTAGTATTTGGTCTATCATTCTCGACTTTAATTACACTTGTTTTAATTCCTGTCGTATATACCTTGTTTGATGACTTAGAGCGCAAAGTGCGTGGATGGTTCATTAAAGAAGAAGGTGTTGTTAAATGATACAAGGCATGACAAAGAAGGAAGTTAGAGAGAAAAAACGCCGAGAGCAAATTCTTGAGGCTGCCCTTACGGTGTTTAGTGAAAATGGCTTTCATAATACTAAGGTTGAAGAAATTGCTCGAGTTGCAGGCATTGGTAAAGGGACAATTTATGAGTATTTCGAAAGCAAGGCGGACATTTTCAAATCGATGCTTTTGTCGATTATGCAAAAGTATGTAGAGGCTATTGAAGGGCAATTTGATACAAGTAAATCTTCTTGGGATAATATTATTGGCATGGTAGACGTGATTTTTAACATGCTTGAGTCGCAAACAAAGATACATCGATTAATTATGCTAGAGCATACCGTTTCCTTAGAAGAATTTACACCACTGATTTTAAAAGAACGGGCAAAAAAAATAGGTATTATCAACAAGGCGATAATACATGGGCAGCAAACTGGTGAATTTAACAGCGATTTAGAACCAACTATTGTAGCTGAGGTAATTATCAGTTCGATAGAATCAGTTGTAGGAACGCGTATGATTATGGAGCAAGAGATTGATTTACAGACAATGACAGAACAGCTACAAGCAGTTTATAGGAAAATACTAAATGCTAGCCCATAGGGTTAGCATTTTTTTCCTAATTCAAAGGGTTTATAATTCCAAAAAATCGGCACATTTACCTACAAAAAGAAATGCGTGTTATTACTGTATTTATGATAAAATGGAGTATATGATGTTTTATACTATCAGAATTTACTGTGTGCCCTATGGGTATAAAATTTAATGATGATAGTATAACGGCAACTAAGGCATTCACCTACGTCCAAAAGACTTGGCGTATGCCAAGTTTTGTTTATAGAAACAAGAAATTAGTTTTGATATTTTCGGAGGTTTTAGATAGATGTTCATCAGTCGTCACGCTCGCATAATAACTACATTAATTATGATTATGATGGTGGTTGCTATTCCTTTGGAGGCTAGCCATCAGTCTCTTGCTGACTACAAAAGCTTAAACACAGCTGCTAGTTTTGCGAGCTCTGATGCTTATAACTACGAGGCTGAGCCAACAGAGAAGGTTCAAGATCACTGGCATGAGGTTATTGTCAAATGGAAGTACGGTACTAACCCACCATCAATACCTGGCACAAAACTAGTAACCAAAGATGCGAGTGAGCGCTTAGCAAAGCTAGCGGTGGATGAAGGTATATCTGTACAGGATGTAATAGCCTTTGCCCAGAATTTTTCTGAATTAGAATATATTCAACCGAACTATCGCTATAAGCTACATACTGCTCCTAATGATCCTGAATATGTACAGCAATGGCATCACCAGCAGATAAACATGGAGCGAGCTTGGGATATTGCAACTGGAAATGCTGATGTAGTGATAGCAGTATTAGATACTGGCGTAGATTTAGAGCATCCTGATTTAATGCCTAATTTAGTTCCAGGCTACAATATTATAAACCCTGAACAGCCACCTATTGATGATTATGGACATGGAACCCAGGTTGCTGGTGTACTTGGCGCAGTTGGGAACAATCAGCTTGATGGTACGGGGATTTTGTGGCATACACGGATTATGCCGATTAAAGTACTTGATGGCTCAGGTGAGGGTGATGATTTTACCATAGGACAAGGGATTCGTCATGCTGTCCGTAATGGCGCAGATATAATCGTATTGTCTTTAGGTGATAGACTGTACTCTAAGCACATGGAGGAGGCAGTTAAGCTAGCTGAGCAGGAGGGTGTACTGCTAATTGCGGCAACAGGTAATAATGGCTCGACGGTTAACTATCCAGCAGCATTTCCAACGGTTTTAGCTGTCGGTGCTTCAGATGCCAATGACCGTGTTCCAAGCTATAGTAATTTTGGTCCAGAGGTTGATGTTGTTGCGCCGGGGCAGGGGATTTTTACGACAACGATGCGTGGCCAAATGACATATAATAGTGGGACTTCGATGTCAGCACCGATTGTCGCTGGCATAGCAGCTCTTATATTGAAAAAACATCCTGAGATGGAGCCATGGCAGGTAAGGCAGTTAATTCGCCAGTCTGCTGTAGATATATCTGGGCAAAATGTGTGGAATCAGCGCAGTGGTTATGGACGTGTTGATGCTTATCAAGCACTAACAGTAACTCCGACAATTGATATATGGTCGCCAAACCGAACCTGGGAACAGGCTAAGGAATTTCCACAAGGAACTAATATAAACTCTGCCTTAAACGGAGTTAATGATATTGATTGGTTTTATATTGACGTAAGACATCGTGGTAAGGTGCAGGTTCCTTTCACAACAGAATATCGTGGAATCAGCATGAACTGGTACTACTATGACAAACAAGATGATCAAACTGAAGGACAGCTTGTGCCGATTATTTATTCGCCTGATCGCACCCTTGAACCAGGACGTTATTATATCCGAATTAGGGTTAATAATTGGGAAGAGATAGTCCGCTCATTACAGCAAAAAGGCGTACGTCAAAGTCAATTTGAGACTAGGCCGTTAAGATACCGTATGGAACATCGATTTGAAATTGCGGCTGATCGTTATGAGCCTAACAATACGATTAATCAAGCAGCTTTAATAGATATTTTTCAGACGGAGCGCTTTGAACAGGGGAAACCTTTCGTGTTGATTGAGGGGACGCTCCACCAGGATGGAGATTTCGATTGGTATAAGCTTGACTTGCCACATCCAGGTGAATTGTCGATAGAGGTAGTTAATAGTTATGGACGCATGGATCCAGTCTTAACAATTTCCAAAACGCTTACTACAAACATTAGGGATTACGACGTTGTCGATGACCATGCCCATGGAGCTGGAGAGTTCTGGCGAGGTGATGTCAGCGCTGGAGAATTTTATTTCATGGTAGCAGACTACCAGCTACGAAGTCATCCTATCCCTTATCAAGTAAAGGTTACCTTTAACCCTAGTTATGAAGACCGTTGGGAGCCTAACGATACGAGACTGGATGCCCCGAACATTGTTTTAAATCAAAATATCTATGCCTTCTTAGATGGTAATCAAGATCGAGACTGGTTTACGTTCTTTGTCGAAGATAACTCAAATATAAAAATTGAGCTAACAGCCCTATTACCTGATATGGTGATGGAAGAAGTAGGCTTAACGGCACGCGTATTTGAAGCAACAAGAGAAACACCTAGCTATATAAAGACGGTCGAAAATACGCGTCATTTGGTGCTTGAAGAAACATTTTCGCAGGGAGTATATTATATTCAGTTATTAAGAAGTGGCAACGAGCCGTCAGTGAGCCGTCAGGTACCATACATGCTGCAGATAAATAATTTATCCGCAGAGTCAACGCCACCGAGACTGATTATTGAAGAGCCAGTAAGAGACCAGGTTTTTAGCACGATTCTGGTACCGGTATCTGGAATATCAGACCCTGGGGCTTTAATAACAATTAATAACAGAGAAATACGGGCTGGGTTAGATGGGAGCTTTTTCACCGAATATTTATTTGAAGGTACAGGCATACAAACATTAAGGGTAAAATCGACTAATGACACTGGTAAAAGTATAGAGCGAGCAATTCAAGTTACCTATCAGCCTTCAATTATATTTTCCGATGTAATAACGCCTGAGCTGCAACAAGCAGTATATTATTTAACCGAGCGCAATATCGTGCAGGGGTTCCCAGACGGTACCTTTCGACCGAATCGTTCCTTGACTAGGGGAGAAATAGTTACACTGATACTACGTGCATTAAATGTTAATATTGATCAAGAGGCTAGTGGGTTAGCAAGCACACCATCTATTAGGGACGTGGACAGAAATCATTGGGCTTTTAATGCGATGAAGGTTGCGATAGATCGAGAACTTATTATTGGTTTTGCTGATCAATCTTTACGTCCAGATCAAACTGTTACGCGGGCTCAGCTTGCAGTGATGCTGTACCGAGCATTTGGTGAGGAATATGAGCAGGAACTAGACAAACTGCAGACATTAGAATCAAATCCAATTATTAGATATATTGATGTTCCATCAGGACATTGGGCTTATCAGGATATAAAAAAAAGTGCAACATTAGGCTACTTAATAGGTTTTCCAGGTCAAATTTTTTTGCCTGATCAAGCTGCAACAAGGCAACAGGTAGCTTTTGCATTATTTCGGTTTATTTCAGACTATAACCAATAATTGAAAACAACAAGTCAAAATTAACATTTAGCAGAAACTATAACAACTAGATAGGGAAATGGGGAGGAAAAAGAATGATAAAGCGTTATATCGCATTAGTAGTAGTACTTGTAGTAGCAACAGGATTGTTAGTAGGACATGCTTTCGGAGTGCAATTTACTTCAACGGTGCCAGGGTCTGCAGATGACCCGTTAGTTACAAAAGGGTATGTTGACGAACAGATGGCAAAATTCGCGACAAATTTTGAACAATTGGAGCAGGAATACCGACAGAAGCTAAATGATGTACTAGTTGGTGGAGTTGGTGAAGTGGGCGGCAATGAGCTTATCGTAGTAGAGTTATTTCCTGGTGATGTATTAAAGGCAAAGGCTGGAACTGAGCTAATTGTACGTACGGGCAGAACGCATATAGTTGCAGGAGAAAATGGTATACCAGATGTAACTGCTGGTAAGGACCTGGCAGCTAATACGCTTGTTCCTCTGAATCATCAACTAATAGTACCTAGGGACGATGGTAGAGGTATTAAATCTGACCCAAGTTCTGCATCGCCTGTGTTCGTAATGGTTCGTGGTGGTTATGATATTACCCGAGCGCAATAGCAGACGGTTAGATAGTTGGACAGTTGGTTAGTTGGAAAGTGGAAAGTTGAAAGTTTACGGAAATTCGACAATATAGGATATTTATTGACAATAAGGGATAAATACATTAATATAAGCGCGTATATGAGAAAACTTCAACTTTCGTTTAGATACGAATAATAGTGGAGGAATAAGTTTAGAGGGGGCTGTATAATGGCTGAAAAGCGCAGATTTTTATTTACATCAGAATCAGTAACAGAAGGTCATCCAGATAAAATGTGTGACCAGATTTCTGATGCTGTACTAGATGCAATTTTTGCTGAGGATCCAAATGCTCGTGTTGCTTGTGAAACTTCAACAACTACGGGACTTATTTTAGTAGCAGGTGAAATAACCACATCATGCTATGTAGACATACCAAAAATTGTTCGAAGTACTATTAAAGAAATTGGTTATAATAGCGATTTCTACTTTGATGGTGACACCTGTGCTGTATTGACAGCAATCGATGAGCAATCTCCAGATATCGCTATGGGTGTTGACAAAGCATTAGAAGCAAAGGAAGGCCTAATGTCTGATGCAGAAATCGAGGCGATTGGTGCTGGTGACCAAGGCTTAGTATTTGGTTTTGCTTGTGATGAAACAGAGGTACTTATGCCGCTACCTATATATTTAGCGCACAATTTATCTCGTCGTCTGTCAGAAGCTCGCAAAAGTGGTCAACTAACTTACTTAGGGCCAGACGGTAAGACACAGGTAACTGTTGAATATGATGGGGACAAGCCAGTTCGCATAGATGCTATCGTTGTTTCTACACAGCATAGGGAAGAGGTTACCCTTGAGCAAATTAAGAAAGATATCCGTGAACACGTTATTGACCCAATAATTCCAGCGGATTTAATAGATGATAACACTAAGTTCTTTATTAACCCAACTGGTCGCTTCGTAATTGGTGGGCCAGTAGGAGATGCAGGATTAACAGGCCGTAAGATCATTGTTGATACATATGGAGGCTATGCTCGTCACGGTGGTGGAGCATTCTCTGGTAAGGATCCAACGAAGGTTGACCGTTCCGCGGCATATGCGGCACGTTATGTAGCTAAGAATATTGTAGCAGCAGGTATTGCCACTAAGTGTGAAGTGCAAATCGCTTATGCAATAGGTGTTGCGCAGCCGATGTCAGTAATGGTTGATACATTTGGCACGGGTAAAGTTGCGGATGAGCAACTAACTGATTTAGTGTACAAGCATTTTGACCTACGACCTGCAGGTATCATCAAAATGTTAGATTTACGCCGTCCGATATATAGAAATACAGCAGCCTATGGTCACTTCGGCCGCAACGATTTAAATCTTCCATGGGAAAAGACAGACAAGGCTGAGATATTAAAAAAGGAAGCGGGAATCTAAGCTTCTTTCTATGAAAAACACAAAACCACTCTGAAGTGCAAACTTTGGAGTGGTTTTTTTACTGCGTTTGTAGGGGAGTGCTTGAAACGGGATTAGCTCACTATCAAGGCTTCCGGCTTTGAAATTGCTAAGTTCGATTCCCTATAGCTTCTAACTCGCAAACTACGCTCAGACACAGAAGCTATTGACGGGATTCTTCACTAAGCAATTTTAGCAAATCCTCCAGCAAAGATTGTTCCGCCAATCCCATCCCAAGCACTCACATAAACTGTTAAGCTTTTTAATCAGTGAAGTGTAAGTTGGGTTGAAGTTTAGGGATGCAGTCATTGTACTAAAGATGCTTTAGTAGCTGTTACTGCTGAATAGAGGGTGCGGTGTCGATGAGCGAACTTTGGCGGAAGCTTTTACGGGTGCTTGGCGAAGGGTTGGCATAGAGTTTCCGCGTGTTTGACCAGAGGGAGTTGTGGAACTCGCCAAGCCGAGCTTAGCACTCGTTAAGCTGTAGCTGTAGTGAGTGAATTGATATCGCGCCCTCTATTTTGAATCTTCTCACAAAAACGCAACGCCCTACTCCTCGAGCAACCCCAGCGCCAAATCCGCACTTTTAAGAGCTACGGACTTAACTTCTTCAATTTTTTCTTTTATATATCGCTGCGCTGACTCTAGATTTTCAATCTTATGTTCGATATCCTGCATTAACATATCATAGTCTAAGTTTTCCACGTGTTGTGGAGTTGGATAATCTAAACTCTCTACAAATCGGTCTATTTTTGGGTCATAGGAGATTGCGGTAAAAGGAACTCCAAGAATCCCTGCTAAAATTACTGCGTGTAGGCGCATGCCAATCATAAAGTCAACGTTACCAATCATACTAATAACTTCACGATAATTCATATGTTTTTTGTCAATTAAAATAGCTTGATTACGGTACTGCATTTTCCCGATTAACTCCTGGGATGGAGCGATATCCATTGGGTGGTGCATAGGTATAAATACGACCTTCCAGCCTTGTTCAATCAATGTATCTGCTGTCTTTGCAACCGATTGCAAATAGGCCCGTTCTTTTCGCCAAATTCGAATAGAAATTGCAGCAATTTTATCTTTTTTAGGTATTAAACCGTATTTTTTGAAAATGTTTTCACCAATTGTGAGGTCTATCTGTTTTGGATCCATGGCTAGCGCAGGGTCTGCTGTAAGATACATAGGTGGCGTGTGAATCCCCATGTTTTGTAGCTCAAGTAAAGATTTATAGTCCCTAACAGTTATTATGTCGACCTTGTTAGCTATGTATTTCATTAAATACTTACTTATTGAATGATTAATTGGCCCTATACCCTGTGCGTAGAAGGCTATAGGTTTGCCGAATCGTTTTGCGAGCCAGGCAATCCCCAAGTAATATATAACACTCCGCGGACTTGTGACGTCTTGTAGTAAGCTGCCACCGCCCATAATAAGTAAATCACAGGCTCGTAGTTGCTTGCGGATTTCTTTGAGTGACCATCGATTATAAGCCTCAATTTTAAACAACTCAGATGTAATCTTTGGCTGGTTCGATAGCACAGCTAACTCAAGGTTGCCTGTATTAGAGCTACGTTTATATTCCTGCTGTAGGGCGGTTATAATACCCTCTAAGACGGTGTCGTCACCAGTGTTATTAAACCCATAATATCCTGAAATTAATATGCGTGGCATGATTTGCCTCCAAATTTAAAATAAATGTTAATGAAAATATTAGTAAAAAGCGTAACTTTTTTAGCTTAAATTACGTATTCAGTATATCAATTGTTTAACAATATGGAAAGTATGATTGCAAGCTATGAAGGAATGAGATAAAATATGACTGTTGAATGCAACTTAGAGGTACGTTAAAGGAGAAACTAAAATGACAAGAACTAATGGGAAACGAAAAAAAATAAATAAAGTAACACTGATAGTTTTAAGTGTGGTAATAACCCTAGGGTTAGTAATTGGTGGAACAGCTATGTGGGGAGTTAATAAGTTTAGAGATTTAGCAGGAGGTATGTACGAACCACTACCAAATGGTCAAGATTCACAATCAGGCAAACAAAATAAAGCAAAAGCCAATGAATTAGAAGGATTTCATATATTGATACTTGGTGTTGATTCTCGTGATGGAGGAGCCGCTAGGTCTGATACAGTTATGATAGCAACTGTAAACCCTCATTTGGAGGAAATTATGTTGACGTCACTTCCTCGTGATACCTATGTAGCAGTGCAAGGTAGAGGTAATACAAAGCTTAATCATGCTATGGCATACGGAGGTGTGCCCCTAGCAAAGGAAACAGTAGAACGTTTTCTAGGTATAAAAGTTGATCATTATTTGACAATAGATTTCAATGGCTTCCAGGATGCCATTGATGTCCTTGGTGGAGTATATATCGATGTGGAAAGACCGATGCGCTATTACGACCCAACAGATGGTACGAATATAAATATCAGAGCAGGTTATCAACTGCTAGATGGCAAGAATGCCTTAGACTACGTGCGTTATCGCAGTGATGCGGAAGCGGATTTTGGACGAATTCGCAGGCAGCAGGACTTTATTCGTGCAGTAGCAGAGCGCGCAACAACTTTTACCCAAGTTACAAGGGTTATTCCGTTTGTAGAATCAGCTAGTAAAGGTGTCCGTACAGATATTCATCCTTCAAATATCGAGGCGCTTGTAAGAAAGTTTTTTGGAGTCCGTGGTACTTCTATTCACTCTATGGAGATTGAGAGCAGAAGTTATATAGGAACTGATGGACTATGGTACGTGGAAATCAAGCAAGCAGAACGAAACCGTATTGGCAGAGCCCTAGATGAATTTAAAAATAAAAAGCCAGACAAAGCTTTGATGGAACAAAACAACAGTCAGAAAAATGATCAAGAAAGTGCAGCCAGTGCATAAAGGAGCGGCTTTTATATGAAAGAATTAATCCCAAAGGTACGCATTCTCGATATTCCCTTCTCAGTCATGGGTATGGATGAGACAGTACGATACTGTGATGAATTAATTCAATCGAAGACACCGCACCATATAATAACAGCAAACCCGGAAATCGTCATACTAGCTCAAGAAAATAAAGAGCTTAAGGATATAATAGAGGCAGCCCAGCTTGTTACCTGTGACGGAACAGGTGTAGTATGGGCTACACAATATACAGACTTTCCTGCAAAGGAGCGGGTGACAGGATTTGATTTAACATTACAATTATTCGCACTATGCTCTGAAAAGAACTATTCAGTATATTTTGTAGGAGCTAAACCAGAAGTTATGGAAGCAGCTATTAACGAAATTAAGAAGCAGTGGCCAAAGCTAGATATAGTAGGGCATCATCATGGATATTTTCGCGTTGGCGATGAACAGAAAACTATTGAGGATATTCAAACTAAAAAACCAGAAGTGTTATTTGTCGCATTAGGCGCACCAAGGCAGGAATTCTGGATTTCAGAGCATCTCAAAAAATTAGAGGTTCCACTAACAATTGGAGTTGGTGGTTCCTTTGATGTGTTATCGGGGACCATGAAGCGGGCTCCAGAAATTTGGCAACGCCTTCACGTCGAATGGTTATATCGACTAATTAAGCAGCCAAGTAGGTGGAGGAGGATGCTTGCCCTACCAAAATTTGCGTATTATGTGCTAAAAAGCAAAAAAATAAG
Encoded here:
- a CDS encoding LCP family protein; protein product: MTRTNGKRKKINKVTLIVLSVVITLGLVIGGTAMWGVNKFRDLAGGMYEPLPNGQDSQSGKQNKAKANELEGFHILILGVDSRDGGAARSDTVMIATVNPHLEEIMLTSLPRDTYVAVQGRGNTKLNHAMAYGGVPLAKETVERFLGIKVDHYLTIDFNGFQDAIDVLGGVYIDVERPMRYYDPTDGTNINIRAGYQLLDGKNALDYVRYRSDAEADFGRIRRQQDFIRAVAERATTFTQVTRVIPFVESASKGVRTDIHPSNIEALVRKFFGVRGTSIHSMEIESRSYIGTDGLWYVEIKQAERNRIGRALDEFKNKKPDKALMEQNNSQKNDQESAASA
- a CDS encoding WecB/TagA/CpsF family glycosyltransferase, translating into MKELIPKVRILDIPFSVMGMDETVRYCDELIQSKTPHHIITANPEIVILAQENKELKDIIEAAQLVTCDGTGVVWATQYTDFPAKERVTGFDLTLQLFALCSEKNYSVYFVGAKPEVMEAAINEIKKQWPKLDIVGHHHGYFRVGDEQKTIEDIQTKKPEVLFVALGAPRQEFWISEHLKKLEVPLTIGVGGSFDVLSGTMKRAPEIWQRLHVEWLYRLIKQPSRWRRMLALPKFAYYVLKSKKISANTTK
- the csaB gene encoding polysaccharide pyruvyl transferase CsaB produces the protein MPRILISGYYGFNNTGDDTVLEGIITALQQEYKRSSNTGNLELAVLSNQPKITSELFKIEAYNRWSLKEIRKQLRACDLLIMGGGSLLQDVTSPRSVIYYLGIAWLAKRFGKPIAFYAQGIGPINHSISKYLMKYIANKVDIITVRDYKSLLELQNMGIHTPPMYLTADPALAMDPKQIDLTIGENIFKKYGLIPKKDKIAAISIRIWRKERAYLQSVAKTADTLIEQGWKVVFIPMHHPMDIAPSQELIGKMQYRNQAILIDKKHMNYREVISMIGNVDFMIGMRLHAVILAGILGVPFTAISYDPKIDRFVESLDYPTPQHVENLDYDMLMQDIEHKIENLESAQRYIKEKIEEVKSVALKSADLALGLLEE